The Drosophila sechellia strain sech25 chromosome 2R, ASM438219v1, whole genome shotgun sequence nucleotide sequence CCAGTTTCTAATTTCCCCTGGTCCTCTCATTAGCGGACCGCGTTTCGGGTGGCCAAACAAGCCCCAGATGCCAAAGAATTGGGTCGGTTCAAGGAGCTTCCCCAAACTGTGGGCCACGCAACGCACAGACACCTTGGCGGCTTTTTGCTGTTTGCTATTTGCTATTTTGAGCCATTTGGGAAGACAGACAATGGTTGGGTGTAAATCATGTTTGCACTGCTCTCTGTCTGGCTGACTTTTTGGACCAGACTTGACTTGACTTTACTTTACTTGACTTGTGGTCAATGGCTTGTACATAATGGCTGGCCCCAAACAACAACTACCATTGGCTCTTTGGGGCATTTGCAAACAATGACATTATGCTGACGTTTATTAATCGCATTTGCGAAATTAATGTCGTGACATTTTCCGTTTAATGTAGTTGTAATAAATAAAGGccccatttacccatagaccAACAGAAAGGCTCAATAAACACGTTTGGCataaaaaatcaatacaatGGTCGAAAAGACAGGCGGCAGACACCACAGATAGCTGGTGCTGTCACTGCTCCAGATTACGTAATTCTGATTTGCATATAACGAATGAGTCAAACGGCGGCTACTTTATTCATACAACAATTTAGAAATAATTTATGTAATACAAAAATTAAGCGATTGTTACAAATtactataaaaaaaaataaaaataaaaaagagacAACTTTACCCCAGATGGGACTCGAACCCACAATCCCCGGCTTAGGAGGCCGATGCCTTATCCATTAGGCCACTGGGGCGTGTTGTACCCCTTTGACAGAACGTTATTAAAAAGCTCAAGTCCGCTAAGAATAAACAGAATAAGAACGATGAGAGTTAAAGTTTAATTTCTATTGCTCGAATGTAATAGTGTGTCAAAACAACTGTTAAAACATCATGTGTTATAGAGAAACAACTAAATAAGCAAACATATTTATATGAATACTTATTTGGGTGATATTTACTCGGTCGCACAAGTGTTTTTTCTTGATAGGCATATGTTGCTGATAGTGGTTTTCAAATGCTTAAGAAGGAACAGTTTTTACAAATTCTAAAAATCCCATTGTGTGTTTCTGTTAGTTAATGGCTGCAATACATCGTCATAGGGAACTATATATTTCTACCCCATAACGTATtcataaaataaacacaatttattttttcatcaCAATATACCCATTGCATGTGTTGAAGCTGCCTGACTCATACATGCGTGCCGTCAGCTCATACCAGCAGTTTGCCGGCGGCTAAATCAAGCCCCAGTGGCCTAATGGATAAGGCATCGGCCTTCTAAGCCGGGGATTGTGGGTTCGAGTCCCATCTTGTGGTACAGTtcggtatttttttttttactttcaattttattctaaaagttgggtaaatattattattttagtacATTATTCGTAATATTAAATGTTTGCTGTACTTTCGATCATTAAGATTTTATATACGCTAAATGAATTTCTGCATTTTATGAAAATGATAAGAATGTTTAGAATTTCCCATGGGCGTCGGTGAAAGTGGATAACTATTTCGCAAGCTATTGGCAGCGCTCCATCAAGTCAGATTATCGGTACGCCGCTCCCAACTGTCCGCCCACAAGCCGTAAGAAAACCAGGCAATCTCGTCACAGCAGTTGACATTTCGCTGTGCCACTTCCACTTAATTTAACAACTTTACGAGCGCCAGCCAATGTCTTCTAATATCGTTTTCAGGCATTTTCATCCCGGCTCTTAAATGGCAATCAACTTTGTGATGAGTTGTCAAAAAAGCCGCCGCTTGGCGCTTAGGTGGATGCACCGCCAGTGGGTGTGGTTTGGGCCGGAATGAAATCCATCCACTTTAAAAGTTTGCCAAAAATTGCGGCTCATAATTTCACTTTCGCTATCTGAAATATGCATGGTCGTAAAATTTGCCAACGCCGTCCAAATGGCCACCCTGGGAGCCAAGGATGCACAGGCATCGCCGGTATGGGATGCGATGGGATGGGAATGGGAGATTGGGTCTTGGGGAGGTGCCACGATGGTTAGATGGAAGCTTCGGGCATAAGCATTAAAATTGCATACAGGCTGGGAGGGCgaaaaaatactaaaaaataaaactgtgCCTCGCATAGTTTCATTTGCTTTACGATTCAGCGAAACTTTGGCTGAGGATGCACACAAGTTAGGACGGGGAGGGGGATTGGAGTGGGATAAGGCGGTCTCATCATTAATGTAAATTCATTGTTGCATGTTGCACGATGGGTGGGGAAGCGGTGGTGCGAGGGGTGCTCCACTGCCTGCATTATAACAATTCATACTGCATTTTTGATACGAATTCAACTTTCCCACGTACGCATAATCCATTAAGTTGAATGTGGAAGGCTTTCGAAAGCGAAACACCCTGTGATTATGATTGCAATGCTTAGTCAGATGAACTTAATACTAACTATGGTTATGACCTAGTAATAGTAAAATGTATCGCTGATTATTGAATATTCAGATTAAACTAATAACTCTTAATTGAAAGGTCATGCTCCAAAATTAAaagctttttggccaaaagttaTAGACATTTGAATTTGAAGCAGTAGTCAaatgtgaaattaattaagttgGTTACATTTTAAAACGCTGCTGGTATTACGTACCCACTGGTTGCAAGGATTCCCGCAGCTGGGAAAAATTCATTTCGCCCAACATGCCGCACCTCAGTGTAAAAACTTTTTCGCTGAATTAATGGCAAGGGTACTTTAGCACCCCGTGGAAAGTAGGCCAAAGTCCGGGCTATATGGTATATAGGACGGGGTAACTAAACGAAATGGAATGGGCGAAGTGGGGCTAAGGGGCATTCCGTAAGGTTTATGGAATGCTCCGCAGATTGCATTTGTTGCATTTTACTTAATTGAAAAAGGCCAGCAATGCGGAGGAAGGCCGTAAAAGGACAATATCGCTGTCCCTAGCCCTCTATGGGCCGCCTGTGCACTTCATAAAGCTGACAGGGCCCGGATCGGTGCGGGCTGGCTATAAAAGAACATGACCAAAGAAGCGCCTCTCTCGAGGAGGCGAGCACCGCAAACACACCAAAATAGACCGCCAACGGACCGCCACAAACGGGCAACAAGAAGCACAAAAGCAACTGCAACAAGCAACAGCCAACAAGCCTAAGCCAAccaacagcaaacaaacaacgaGCGGCAAAAATTATCTACTCAGATTATGTCGAGATTAATTACATACGCTGAGCGCCATTGTCTTGTCAATAAATTGTCGTTGTCGTCGACGTCGCCTGGCATCGTGTGGCTTTAAGATAAGACGGCCCCCGACGACTACCGAAATGTTAACTGGCttttcttttccactctttatattttttgccattttttttttggctgatGCTGTCAAAATTGGTTGCTCAACCCGGGAGTTGCTGCAGTGCAGCCAAGCCCCTCGTCCTCGGCTAATTAATTTAGAAATGTTGCCAGCATCAGCGCGACGAGCCCACCAAAGGGAGCGCCATATCCACTTGGTCCACCGTTAGCGggcaaataataatgaaatgaTATAGGTTTAATCCGGCGATAAGCATCGTGCCGCATCTCTCTAAGCCAAAGTGCTCGCCAAGTGCGCGTAAATTAATTGGCCAGAAAGCGAGGGCTATCctatgcatatatatgtatgtatatatgcagtTCCCATCTCAGAAGAGCGCCGACCAAGTTTATGGGGCTCGGATGTGGCTTCGACTTTGGCCAAGGGGCACTGACGTTAAATTTAGTGCATGCTAGGCGCCGAATGGCCAATGTAAATTTCGAAAGGCTATGCCGTCTTGGCCCGGACTCGAATCTACCGACCATCGGGGGCTAAGAGCGGACGACTGATGGCCCACGAGCATGGGCAGGGCTAATTAGAATGGATAACACGATATTGGCATCTCTGCACCTGGAAAATACTGCCCAGCATAACTCCAGATGAGTGTTTGCCCATGTAGCAGATGCGATTCGAGATTGCAGAGCGTGGAAAATATGGCTTTTCATTcgaaatatatacaaatggtACTAATAAAATCTATATgtgtattattaaaattgattaCTAATCCAGCTGAAAGAATCTATGATTAGTAGTCGAATAGCTTAGCCTACTAAAGATCCAAAACACCCTTCGCATCAAGCATGGCTAATAATTTTGTGGCACTTTTCAACACCCTTTCGTTGGCATAGATGGATTTCTGGAATCGAATGCCCTCTTCGGTATCTTTGTAGACACTTGAGAAGTCTGAGCTCACTTCAGTACCGTCGTATATTATAACGGGCTTGAAGAGATGGGCCAACAGACCTTTTTGAAAAGAAAAAGGGTTTAGTATAGGCTTTATGGATTGGCTCTAGACACTTACACATGAATCGACGACTTTCGAACTGTTTCTGGAACTCCTGGAGGCTGGGAAAAATGCCCTTATAGGACAGAGTATCCAGGTTTGTTTTGAGGTCGCTATAGTATTTCTCAACAAGTTCGGATTCCATGTCCTGAACTTCATCCCGCACTGAAACGGTGAAGAATAAATGCAAGTCGTTTGTAGGGGATGTGAAGTTGCTGAATTGAAAGTCTATGGCTACGGCTGATTGAGGATTACTCGCATCATCATACTGATACATAAAGTTGGTGGTCCAGCAATCACCATGATTCAAGGTCAACAGTTCTTGTTCTCCGACCTCAAAGGTCCTAGCTCCATAATCCATGATTTTTTCATGCAACTTTTCTAATTTATTACcgtaatttttctttaaagctGGTTGTCCATTTATAATCCTTATAAAAGCCGATAAAACACCTTTGTACACCTCCGTGTAACCATTTTTGTCTCGCGAAAAGAAGTGAGTATATAGACTCGTGGTCAGGAGTTCGGCATGGCGCTGTTTCACGATAATGGATGCTGCATGGAACTTGGCCAACACTTCCAAAGTAAATTTTTATGAGCCAGATCCAGCTGCTTCACTCGATCTGCATTCACGTAGTTATACTGTGCCAGATCTTCCAATATCATTGTGCTATATTCCCGGTCTACAAAAATCGTATCTGCAGTGAACTTTCCGGTAAGGGCAACTTCTTGAAGAAGTTCATTCATCTTCGGCAGGATAAACTCGTACATATCCATTTCCCGGTTATACACATCATACTCCAAAAATACCTTCGCCTGGGGAACACCTTCCGATAGGGCTTCCTTGATAATGTAGGTTC carries:
- the LOC6610021 gene encoding LOW QUALITY PROTEIN: uncharacterized protein LOC6610021 (The sequence of the model RefSeq protein was modified relative to this genomic sequence to represent the inferred CDS: inserted 1 base in 1 codon); the encoded protein is MLPNWLTAEYLQPKLRAYYKDDQLKVLKVWSKPATEKGQNYMSLMTRIHVDIQQGDGIFQNRTYIIKEALSEGVPQAKVFLEYDVYNREMDMYEFILPKMNELLQEVALTGKFTADTIFVDREYSTMILEDLAQYNYVNADRVKQLDLAHXKFTLEVLAKFHAASIIVKQRHAELLTTSLYTHFFSRDKNGYTEVYKGVLSAFIRIINGQPALKKNYGNKLEKLHEKIMDYGARTFEVGEQELLTLNHGDCWTTNFMYQYDDASNPQSAVAIDFQFSNFTSPTNDLHLFFTVSVRDEVQDMESELVEKYYSDLKTNLDTLSYKGIFPSLQEFQKQFESRRFMCLLAHLFKPVIIYDGTEVSSDFSSVYKDTEEGIRFQKSIYANERVLKSATKLLAMLDAKGVLDL